The window GAGATGAGTAACAAAAAAGATAATATTAGTATAAATATTATTTTCATTCTGCTTTGAATTGTCATTTACCTTGCAAATGTTATAACCTCTCCAGGGCGGACCTTGTGAGCCTGCTTCAAATTGTTCTCTTATGAGAGTTTTCCTCTATATTTAAGGTGTACTTAGTGATAGTATTTGGACGTAAGTACCAGGTTGAAGCCAATGTGCCTAAGGTATAGTTCCCCGCTCAAGACTGTAGAGATTATCCCTTGATATTTGGGCGCACTGCAAAATGTAGTggttttattgtatgaaatggaACAGGGGAACTCATACTAAAAAAAAGAAACAAGAGCATCTCGAGGAGAAATGGTGGTGATAAAAAATCCCCCCTCGGATCCATAATAAATGTCGTGGTTTAGCTCAAATGCGTAGTACATATATGACAACTAATTATTAGTGGAATTACCTTTCACTAACAAAAACTAGGGCCAACTATAAATCCTCTTTGCCAAATATGATTTTAGCTATACTAggacatatgcccgtgcgttgcaacgggaaaaaTAAATTGGCTGGCATTTTGGTCGATGTCGCTACACCAAAATGCCTACCAATAACACGACATCCAAACAATGACAGGCGGCAGAGAGTCGCCAATGTTTAGAAAGAAAAAGGTAATCCTCGGCGCACGCCATCGACACACAACCACGCACGTCCCTGTTTCCTTCGTTGCATGTTCCTTCCAGCCTACACACACAATCCTTCCTAGTAAGTTAATTCTTTTAGCCCACACGTCCCTCTTTGCAGCGTGCACCAAGTCCCAAATCAATCCTTGGTTTCATCAGGAGTTTAATCACCCTCTCGTCCGTTGTCACCTTCCCATTTTCTAAGTGTCTTGTTGATATTACAGCCAACTTGCTCACCTATATAAACGGGTGGGAATTGTCTTAAAGGAGGAAGTTGGGTTTATTTCACATGAAACATCGATGTTTTTTAGCCTACTGGACTGGTGATTATGTTTTTCTCATGTGGCTCGCGACGCAGAAAAGCCTAACAACTACAGTATTATTTGATGCTCAAATAGGCCCAACGATTTGATTAAAAAAATGCCATGCAAGCAGCCTTTAGTAATGTATAGAAAGGCATCTTGTCTGTTAAAGAACATGCGCGGGGAGCAGGCAAGTCTCGTCCAGGAACATGTGCTAGCTCACTTGGTTAACTCAGGTCTTGTCTATTAACGCATAAATATTTCCCCTGATTGTAGGGCATGACTTTCCCCATGATTTTAAGTTGATAAAAATATATCCTAAGTTGGTAAAAAAAGTGTTCTCAAAAAATTTCATCTAAATATACTTAAGTAGGATATTGTTTTACATATTTTATTCTAACAAATACATTGGTATAATTGGAATTTAACTAAGATTTTCATTTATAATTTTGACATTTTACGTTAATGTTTTGGATTTGCATGAAAGTATTTTGGTTTTCCCATAGGCTTCCTCTCTGCACTTTAGTTAACAGAAAAAATAGAGCTACTACAACCTACACTACCGTACCTATTGAACATCAATTAATCAAATATAATGAACGAACTAATTTGTGCATTAATTTGCGCAGACCCGGAGATGTCATCAATTTCTTTCCTTCCTGGCTCATTCATACCATATGCAAGgttctaaggccctgtttggttcataagtcctaggactttttttagtcccaagtccctaaaaagtccctacCTGTTTGGTTCCTAGAACTTATAAGTCCCTATAAGACCATATTACAACTATAAGTCCCTAtaagactctccttgagagtcttatttcataagtcccaaatgcccactttatgtccctataagtccctcctgtttggtttagatgggacttatagggacttttttaagtccctaaaccaataagtccctggaaacaaacaccctctaatttATTAGGCTCTAATTTATTTTCCTCTCCCATCTTGGGCATGAAGCATTTAATTCCTTTCCTTCCTGGGGTCTCAATCATGGCATGGAAGGATTCATTCTCGTCCTTCCTTATTTCTCTCTCGGGCTGTTTGAAACCCCGCTATGCAAGCTCTCCTTATTATTGATATCAAAGAAACTCGAAGAGATATTTAAATTAGGGTGATTGAATGTTAAAGGGCGAGGTGGTACTATTAAAATGGTGAATCGACCCTCTTTTCCAAAGACCAGAGCATCACCGTACTGGTCGACTTGGCCAGATACCAAACAGAAGGTCGCTGGTTCAAGTCTTCCTACCTGCAATTACTTTTTGCAAAAAAAAGAGGGAATTGTTGGGCCAAAGCCCAAGCTGCCCGCGCCTTGCCCTCAGGTGGGCCGGCTTGGTTTGATTTTCGAAGGTAAGGCAGATGGAGCGTTgtcatgagcttcctgatttagtaccacctcgtttatatattaaatataaaatCAACAAAGTGGGACGAAACCAAGAATATCACCTTGCTttaatagtaggtatagatatagatgacAACGGCGAGGCGCCTTACCTTGCAGACTATGCAACTTTTGAATTTGGTCAACACAACATATTATCAATAGTGAATTTCCGTGAATTTTGACAATGGCATACATCTTAATTATTATTTTAGAAGAACCTTAATTAATTATATAATTATTTGACGTACCAATGTAGTACATGCGCGCACCAACACGTTCAGATTGTTTAACTAGTACTctctccgtttctttttagtttgcatataagatttagccaaagtcaaactttgtaggAAAAGATATCAACATTCACACTAtgaaatcaatattgttagatgcatgatgaaattaattttcataacATATAACTTTTATATTGTATATATTGATATTTTTTTCtataaagttagtcaaactttacaaagtttgactttaaccaaatcttatatgcaaactaaaaagaaacggagggagtagagaATATGTTGGATTAGTTTATGTTTAGTACTCCCTCTCTCTCAGTTTACATGGTGCGCGCCTACCCTTAAGTCGTCAATTTTACCAACCTAATTcaagtcatatattacaaaaaaaatataccaatataagcttcagatgttctattttcaaacggtataatttttgtgttatatagtttatattagAGTGATAAAATTAACAACCTAGGTATACGCGCAGGACTtgtaaactgaaacggaggtAGTATGCTCGTGCGAGCATCCGGATCTATCGAGGACAAGGTCCACTGATGGCTACTGATGATCTCCTAACTAATTGCTTGGACATGGTCTACTGACAATTTGGTTGCTAACCGTTTTCTCCCCAGACCTGGTCTACTGACGGCTACCGACCTCATCTTCTCCATTGTTAGTTTTCTATTAAAGCTATGGAGCCCAGCATATATATATTAATATCAGTTTCAGGAGATAAACGTGTACGAtgttattttcatgcatgttagacgACCTACTCTATGTCACCTCGTCAACGCGCTTACAATCGATGATCCTTGAACACATCCATCGCCTATATATGTCGACACACTAGTATCAATGATCTCACAAGACCATCCATCCTGCAGCCATTTCTCTCATTAGCTTCCTTGGAGCTTGTGATCGTTAGTGATCAGACAACATAACCAATTTTCTCTCTAGCGCTAACTTCCACCCGCCATCATATTATTATTGTGAGTCACTACTAAGTCAGCTAGCTAGTAGATCCATATTTAACCCATGGGGACCAAAGCTCTTATTCTCATCACCGTGGTCATCGCCATGCTTGGGATGGCGCTCGGCGCCAGCCACACCGTGGGAGCGCCGGACGGTTCGTGGGACCTTCGAACCAACTACTCCCAGTGGGTTTCCAGAATCAGGTTCACCATCGGCGATGAGCTCAAGTTCCAGTACTCCACCGCCGTGCACAACGTGGTGGAGGTGAGCAAGACAGGGTATGACTCTTGCAACGACTCTAGCCCCATAGCGAGTTTCCCAACTGGTAACGATGTTGTTCCGCTTGCCACCGTCGGGACCCGGTATTTCATCTGCGGCGTCTCTAGGCACTGCGACGCCGGCATGAAGGTCGAGGTCAACGTCAAGTCTAAAGTAGTGCGAACTATGCAGCGGTGCCGACGGACAGGGAACCGACGTCGTTGCCAGTCCGAGACAGTATTAAGCTCATCTGCGGCGGCTGACGTTGATCAGTCTGCGGTGGCCCGGCTCGGTCTGATTGTTGTTGCGGCTGGTCTTATGTTGTTCTTTTAGAGTGAATGATGATTGTGGTCCTTTTTTCCTTGATCAGTCGTAAGATGGTCCCTTTGTGTATTAAATTTAATTCTTTCATTAAATGTAATTGCATTCATTATAATTGGATTCAAGACATCTTCTTGGAAAAACCCATGTAATAACCAAGCGTATAACCATGAAATAACTTTATCAAAGATGTGTTGGCTGCAATGACATTACATGATTACATCCATCCATTATATACAACAGAAATTCAAGCAGAGCTAAATTCGTCTAGATAAATAACATGATTTTCATGGCCAGCGGGCAAACACCACTGCAAATTTTATATCATTAGGAAGTGTATGTACGCACTGGTTTGAGATAAGAAAAAAATAAGATAAATGAAAAGGAAAACAAACCCTAACAAATTGAGCCAAAAAAGCAGAAACATAAATTACAAGAGTTCAGCTTGCCAAGCCTTGAAAGCATTGTCATATTTCGTTTTCAGCTTGTGTCCCAAAAGAATTAGTGAAGGTACTGAAAACCGTCAGTAGTCCGAAGAGGATAATGCGCAAGATCGGAAGTACCGGAGGGGATTCACACGTGGTGAGTGTACGCAGGTTGGGGCCCTCATCATGGACGTAAGAGCCTACTCCTACTTTGGATTTGATTGATGGGGAAAAATGTCTCGTATGAGGGGGTATGTGGTGATAATGCTATCGAGACGATGATGCTATAGTTAGATGCCTCAAACTACCCCTGGTCTCGTCTTATAAAGGTGTTCGAACTACCCCTGGTCTCGTCCTAAGGTCCGGATCGGACGAGGGCTTCTTGACTTGAACGCCAAGATGAGATCCTCCCGGAAGGAGCGCTTCCCGCGGAGCAAGGATCCTAGGCCACACCTTGGTTATTGGGCCTTGAGGCCAGCCCATTGACCGCTTCCTAGCTAATGGGCCACCCTAGGTTTAGTACACCGTGTGTATTTCTCAAGCTTGTCTAGAATTTTGGCTATGCTTCTCTCGGAATCTCCCGATATGAAATCGTGTTGGGCTCCTCCTGTGTCAAATAAACCACACCAACATCAGTTTTCTTGATGTCTCCATTAACTAACTGTCTGGACTAGGCCTCGATAGTGCGATGCAACCTAGCTTCAGAACTTCTTAGGGAATCTTCGGACCCTTCCATATTTGCTTCTTGACCACCCGTAGTGAAGGCCTATAAAAGACCGGCGTATATCCTTACATGCACAATGACATCATGCTTGACCACCAAATCATTCAGGCATTGAATATCTATTTGAACCGAGCCATAACTGACCCAGGTAGGGATCGAAGCGTCGTTAATATAACTAGATGATACCCATTGCATTCCCGCGGGATTTGATTAATCTAATGAGATTTGATTGTATTTAACATGAGTGTTTGGGTTAACACTAGGATAAATGAAAATAAGAACACATATGAAATTGATTATAAGTACGCAGAATGTTTACATTTAATGTATAAGTAGGATGAAATTCTCATGCAAGGGTGCATGTTGAGGTGGAATTTTTCCATGCATGATTGCATGTTAAGATGGCATATTTACATGTTAAGAATAATTTATTGGTGAAGATCATCTATTTAGTTATATAGGATATATGACAACTAATTGGCTAATGACCTGATAACTAAGTTGTTAAGTATTGCCTTTTTGTCAAAACATGTCGACATGAGATCTATTATCAAAGATCTCACGCTGCAAAGCTAAAGGTGGAAATGGATCGTCAATCGGATTAATGTGTTGCGATATGGAATTGGTAACAAATTTA is drawn from Aegilops tauschii subsp. strangulata cultivar AL8/78 chromosome 1, Aet v6.0, whole genome shotgun sequence and contains these coding sequences:
- the LOC109748066 gene encoding mavicyanin-like — translated: MGTKALILITVVIAMLGMALGASHTVGAPDGSWDLRTNYSQWVSRIRFTIGDELKFQYSTAVHNVVEVSKTGYDSCNDSSPIASFPTGNDVVPLATVGTRYFICGVSRHCDAGMKVEVNVKSKVVRTMQRCRRTGNRRRCQSETVLSSSAAADVDQSAVARLGLIVVAAGLMLFF